Proteins co-encoded in one Deltaproteobacteria bacterium genomic window:
- a CDS encoding tetratricopeptide repeat protein → MREDLPIEDAADSARRWRNVVREHPGSAAARYALGVALVRTGGEDEAEAAFREAALLRPGWAEAHNALGATLCRLGRHDEGIDALSVASRLREDFALPRFNVGMAFALCRRYAEAADAFRRAAALFPGLVESHSNLAMTLALLGRHREAADAWRDVVRFDPARPGPHARLGWALCRLGEYREAASAFRDALGADPGCREALGGLGWACAEIGDLEEAAEAFRKEANSSPGERRPLYNLGTVLGMLGRHEEAVDRLAEAVIRSPGHAESRYNLGVCLFRLHRHGAAAAAFREALRIRPAYSKGWYNLGVALFETGRREEAAAAFREVVRGEPGHARAHFNLGSAFLALGRERQAVDAFREAARRDPEHAASLFSLGILLLQQGKNEAAAEAFRGAAQVRPGYARAHNSLGVALFRMSRTAEAAEAFREATRIFPSYVGANFNLGLCLLRPEDREGASRQLTVLSFLDPSLAQRYAALLSRRG, encoded by the coding sequence ATGCGGGAAGACCTTCCCATCGAGGATGCGGCGGACAGCGCCAGGCGCTGGCGAAACGTGGTGCGCGAGCACCCCGGGAGCGCGGCGGCGCGGTATGCGCTGGGGGTGGCGCTCGTCCGGACGGGCGGCGAGGACGAGGCGGAAGCGGCGTTCCGCGAGGCCGCGCTCCTGCGGCCCGGCTGGGCCGAGGCGCACAACGCCCTCGGCGCGACCCTTTGCCGCCTGGGCCGGCACGACGAAGGGATCGACGCGCTTTCCGTCGCGTCCCGCCTGCGCGAGGATTTCGCCCTTCCCCGGTTCAACGTCGGGATGGCGTTCGCGCTGTGCCGCCGGTACGCCGAAGCCGCGGACGCCTTCCGCCGAGCCGCGGCCCTGTTCCCCGGCCTCGTGGAGTCCCACTCCAACCTCGCCATGACGCTTGCCCTGCTCGGCCGCCACCGTGAGGCGGCGGACGCCTGGCGGGACGTCGTCCGCTTCGACCCCGCGCGTCCCGGGCCCCACGCGAGGCTCGGGTGGGCGCTCTGCCGCCTGGGGGAGTACCGTGAAGCGGCAAGCGCCTTTCGCGACGCCTTGGGTGCGGACCCCGGGTGCCGGGAGGCGCTCGGAGGGCTCGGTTGGGCGTGCGCGGAGATCGGGGATCTGGAGGAAGCGGCGGAGGCGTTCCGAAAGGAGGCGAACTCCTCCCCCGGCGAGCGGCGCCCCCTCTACAACCTCGGGACCGTCCTCGGCATGCTGGGGCGGCACGAGGAGGCGGTCGATCGGCTCGCGGAGGCGGTGATCCGTTCCCCGGGACACGCGGAGAGCCGCTATAACCTCGGGGTCTGCCTCTTCCGCCTGCACCGGCACGGCGCGGCGGCGGCGGCGTTCCGGGAGGCGCTGCGCATCCGGCCCGCGTACTCGAAGGGGTGGTACAACCTCGGCGTCGCGCTCTTCGAGACCGGACGGCGCGAGGAAGCGGCGGCGGCGTTCCGCGAAGTCGTCCGGGGGGAGCCGGGACACGCGCGAGCACACTTCAATCTCGGGTCCGCTTTTCTCGCCCTCGGACGCGAACGACAGGCGGTCGATGCGTTCCGGGAGGCGGCGCGCCGCGATCCGGAACACGCGGCGTCCCTCTTCTCCCTCGGCATCCTCCTCCTTCAGCAGGGAAAGAACGAGGCGGCGGCCGAGGCGTTCCGGGGAGCGGCGCAGGTCCGGCCGGGGTACGCGAGGGCGCACAACAGTCTCGGGGTGGCCCTGTTCCGGATGTCCAGGACGGCGGAAGCGGCGGAGGCGTTCCGGGAGGCGACCCGCATCTTCCCGTCGTACGTGGGGGCGAACTTCA
- a CDS encoding Rrf2 family transcriptional regulator — protein sequence MHLSKKTEYALRALIYAARFPEGTTFQIRDLAEKNGIPKKFLELILLELKNAGMLSSRRGVGGGYLLARRPDSIRSSEIVEVFEGPMVGRDRQKGSGRTEKEGSSPAVSRLVEEASAAAAAVFSGSTLADLVREEDDATQRRRSNVMYFI from the coding sequence ATGCACCTTTCCAAGAAAACCGAGTATGCGTTGCGCGCCCTGATCTACGCGGCCCGCTTTCCGGAAGGGACCACGTTCCAGATCCGGGATCTCGCGGAGAAGAACGGGATCCCGAAGAAGTTCCTCGAACTCATCCTGCTCGAATTGAAGAACGCCGGAATGCTGTCCAGCCGGCGCGGGGTGGGGGGCGGGTACCTCCTCGCGCGGCGCCCCGATTCGATCCGGTCCTCCGAGATCGTCGAAGTGTTCGAGGGGCCGATGGTGGGGCGGGATCGGCAGAAAGGTTCCGGCAGGACGGAGAAGGAGGGATCCTCCCCCGCCGTTTCCCGGCTGGTGGAGGAGGCGTCCGCGGCGGCGGCGGCGGTCTTCTCGGGATCGACTCTCGCCGACCTCGTCCGGGAAGAGGACGACGCGACGCAGCGGCGACGCAGCAACGTGATGTACTTCATCTGA
- a CDS encoding CBS domain-containing protein — MALIGEVYVGDILGKVVFDPRGEEIGRVQDIAVEAGARFPRAVGLFIEKKKTTRYLPWEELSIFNKRIISSRKTEGEIPETAPSKEHLLIRKDLLDKQIVDINGAKVVRVNDVKLTEEGGAAYVTDVDVGMRGILRRLGVERRGGAFFETIRHPLRHQLISWQYLQPLESRLDRLTLSVSREAVSDLHPADLAQIMSDLAPEERQDFFEKLDTETAAEALHELEPEVQADLISEMDKEQAADIIEQMPPDEAADVIADLSAEKAHELLQLMEKEEAQDIHELLHHEEDTAGGLMTNEYLAWPPGITVGEALERFRTEAREIEHVYYIYVVEDERLLGVVGLRDLLIEEPGKRLSEVMHAKLKTARAETGQETVAALISKYNLLALPVVDAGNRLLGVVTVDDVVDLLLPPASRKKRRMM, encoded by the coding sequence ATGGCGCTCATCGGGGAGGTGTATGTCGGCGACATCCTCGGAAAGGTCGTCTTCGACCCGCGGGGCGAGGAGATCGGACGCGTGCAGGACATCGCCGTGGAGGCGGGGGCGCGGTTCCCGCGCGCCGTCGGCCTGTTCATCGAAAAAAAGAAAACGACGCGCTACCTCCCCTGGGAGGAGCTCTCCATCTTCAACAAGCGGATCATCTCCTCCCGGAAGACGGAAGGGGAGATCCCGGAGACCGCTCCCTCGAAGGAGCACCTCCTCATCCGCAAGGACCTCCTCGACAAGCAGATCGTCGACATCAACGGCGCCAAGGTCGTGCGGGTGAACGACGTGAAGCTCACCGAGGAGGGGGGCGCGGCGTACGTCACCGACGTCGACGTGGGGATGCGGGGGATCCTGCGGCGGCTGGGCGTCGAGCGCCGCGGGGGCGCCTTCTTCGAGACGATCCGCCACCCCCTGCGCCACCAGCTGATCTCCTGGCAGTACCTGCAGCCGCTGGAGTCCAGGCTCGACCGGCTGACGCTGTCGGTGTCCCGCGAGGCGGTGTCGGACCTCCACCCCGCGGATCTCGCCCAGATCATGAGCGACCTGGCCCCCGAGGAGCGGCAGGATTTCTTCGAGAAGCTCGACACCGAGACCGCGGCGGAAGCCCTGCACGAGCTCGAGCCGGAGGTCCAGGCGGACCTCATCTCCGAGATGGACAAGGAGCAGGCGGCCGACATCATCGAGCAGATGCCGCCGGACGAGGCGGCGGACGTCATCGCGGACCTCTCCGCGGAGAAGGCCCATGAACTCCTGCAGTTGATGGAGAAGGAAGAGGCGCAGGACATTCACGAGCTGCTCCACCACGAGGAGGACACCGCGGGGGGCCTCATGACGAACGAGTACCTCGCATGGCCGCCGGGGATCACGGTGGGGGAGGCGCTCGAGCGATTCAGGACGGAAGCCCGGGAGATCGAGCACGTCTACTACATCTACGTGGTGGAGGACGAGAGGCTTCTCGGCGTCGTCGGCCTTCGGGACCTGCTGATCGAGGAGCCGGGGAAGCGGCTGTCGGAGGTGATGCACGCGAAGCTCAAGACGGCCCGCGCGGAGACCGGGCAGGAGACGGTCGCCGCGCTGATCTCCAAGTACAACCTGCTCGCCTTGCCGGTCGTCGACGCGGGGAACCGCCTCCTCGGCGTGGTCACCGTGGACGACGTCGTCGACCTCCTCCTGCCGCCCGCCTCGCGGAAGAAGCGCCGGATGATGTAG
- a CDS encoding 4Fe-4S binding protein: MTDPRWRNPYKMLPTLRAVVQGAYVAFFLLAGYEFHLFYTRIVAGAAVTGRRPPSVEAFLPISALMSLKYFLLTGNYDEIHPAGLTILIAALVSAFLARKVLCSWVCPVGGISRALEWVGKKTIWKRRKKEALLPVWADQALSAIKYLLLAFFLYAVVLMMDAMAIMKFQRGTYNYAADAKMLLFFTEMTGVTAVTLAVLAMLSIVVKNFWCRYLCPYGALLGLVSWISPQRVVRDASTCIDCKACTRVCPVEIRVHAKPSVWTLECTGCMSCVAACPVEDCLTVTRRGKAGWSPYLIPLVGLGTIFLFWGVARVTGYWHGYVPDAQLTEAYRQAKDLIHP; this comes from the coding sequence ATGACAGACCCCCGATGGCGCAACCCGTACAAGATGCTCCCCACCCTGCGCGCCGTCGTCCAGGGGGCGTACGTCGCCTTCTTCCTGCTGGCGGGGTACGAGTTCCACCTCTTCTACACGCGGATCGTCGCCGGAGCCGCCGTTACGGGACGCCGCCCGCCCTCGGTGGAGGCGTTCCTGCCGATCTCCGCCCTCATGTCGTTGAAGTACTTCCTGCTCACCGGGAACTACGACGAGATCCACCCCGCGGGGCTCACGATCCTCATCGCCGCTCTGGTCTCCGCCTTCCTCGCCCGCAAGGTCCTCTGCTCGTGGGTCTGTCCGGTAGGAGGGATCTCCCGGGCGCTGGAATGGGTCGGGAAGAAAACGATCTGGAAGCGCCGGAAAAAGGAGGCACTGCTGCCGGTGTGGGCGGACCAGGCGCTCTCCGCGATCAAATACCTTCTGCTCGCCTTCTTCCTCTACGCCGTCGTCCTGATGATGGACGCGATGGCGATCATGAAGTTCCAGCGCGGGACGTACAACTACGCCGCCGACGCGAAGATGCTCCTGTTCTTCACGGAGATGACCGGCGTCACGGCGGTCACCCTCGCCGTCCTCGCGATGCTGTCGATCGTCGTGAAGAATTTCTGGTGCCGCTACCTCTGCCCGTACGGCGCGCTGCTCGGACTGGTCAGCTGGATCTCCCCCCAGCGGGTCGTCCGCGACGCATCAACGTGCATCGACTGCAAAGCGTGCACCCGGGTATGCCCGGTCGAGATCCGCGTCCATGCGAAGCCGTCCGTGTGGACCCTCGAGTGCACCGGCTGCATGTCGTGCGTCGCCGCGTGCCCCGTGGAAGATTGCCTCACGGTGACGCGCCGGGGAAAGGCAGGCTGGTCGCCGTATCTGATCCCGCTGGTCGGCCTCGGCACCATCTTCCTGTTCTGGGGCGTGGCCCGCGTCACCGGCTACTGGCACGGCTACGTTCCCGACGCCCAGCTCACCGAGGCGTACCGGCAGGCCAAGGACCTGATCCACCCTTAG
- the mtgA gene encoding monofunctional biosynthetic peptidoglycan transglycosylase: MRSPSRFRWILAAVAVSALVLAAWVGVSILALPSVAPLAKPGVSIMITVKDWERKDHPFVVGPRNPRWTPYGALPAALKKAVVASEDANFYSHEGVDYEAIREAIKTDWRKGKFVRGGSTITQQVAKNLFLTREKTLIRKVKELVLARRMDDALSKSRILELYLNVVELGPMVYGIGHAAHYYFGKHPSALTVRECAFLASMLPGPKVYNPYRKMDRVMKRSDRILRRMVAARMISREEYDAAITEVPNLAGLARKVEKTLETPPPEEKPPEEAPGGGPVVIDSSPAAPPEPDSEEAPVLESPDSEELPGASPPVR; this comes from the coding sequence ATGCGATCGCCGAGCCGTTTCCGTTGGATCCTTGCCGCGGTCGCCGTTTCGGCGCTCGTCCTCGCGGCATGGGTCGGCGTCTCGATCCTCGCGCTCCCGTCCGTCGCCCCCCTGGCGAAGCCGGGCGTCTCGATCATGATCACCGTGAAGGATTGGGAAAGGAAGGACCACCCCTTCGTCGTCGGGCCGAGAAATCCGCGCTGGACGCCGTACGGCGCGCTTCCCGCGGCGCTGAAGAAGGCGGTCGTCGCCTCGGAGGACGCGAACTTCTACTCGCATGAGGGGGTGGACTACGAGGCGATCCGCGAAGCGATCAAGACCGACTGGCGGAAGGGGAAATTCGTCCGCGGCGGGAGCACGATCACGCAGCAGGTCGCCAAGAACCTCTTCCTGACACGCGAGAAGACGCTGATCCGGAAGGTGAAGGAGCTCGTCCTCGCGAGGCGCATGGACGATGCATTGTCGAAATCGCGGATCCTCGAACTGTACCTCAACGTGGTCGAACTCGGGCCGATGGTGTACGGGATCGGGCACGCCGCGCACTACTACTTCGGAAAGCACCCCTCGGCGTTGACCGTGCGGGAATGCGCGTTCCTCGCCTCGATGCTCCCCGGCCCGAAAGTCTACAACCCGTACCGGAAGATGGACCGGGTGATGAAGCGGTCCGACCGGATCCTGCGGAGGATGGTCGCGGCGCGGATGATCTCGCGGGAGGAGTACGACGCGGCGATCACGGAGGTCCCGAACCTCGCGGGACTCGCGCGGAAGGTGGAGAAGACGCTGGAGACCCCGCCGCCCGAGGAGAAACCGCCCGAGGAGGCTCCCGGCGGCGGCCCCGTCGTGATCGACTCTTCCCCCGCGGCGCCGCCGGAACCCGATTCCGAAGAAGCGCCTGTCCTGGAGAGCCCGGACTCGGAGGAATTGCCGGGGGCATCCCCCCCGGTCAGATGA
- a CDS encoding Nramp family divalent metal transporter has product MRFRRFNKKKILLFLSVLGPGIITASVDNDAGGIATYSIAGAHFGYALLWTLIPITVALIVVQEMVARMGVVTGKTLADLIREKFGVRPTFFLLVALVLANLGNTVAEFAGWASAWEIFGVSKYFSVPVGAAVVWFLVVKGSYRVVEKIFLVACLIFLAYPVAAYLAGPDGAVVARNLVVPDLRVNAAYITLLIGMVGTTIAPWMQFYLQSAVVEKNLQMEEYPLTRADVIFGCLVTDVVALSIIVACGATLYAKGIHIEDAKDAAVALAPLAGKYASTLFAIGLANASLFAASILPLATAYCVCEGMGWESGIDKDFQTAPQFFWLYTGLIVLGGALVLYPRAPLMLIMYLSQVINGVLLPFVLIFVLKLINDRELMGEHVNSKAFNGIAWTTTVVMIALTVLLVMVTVFPGLPGTLGL; this is encoded by the coding sequence GTGCGCTTTCGCCGGTTTAACAAGAAGAAGATCCTGCTGTTCCTGTCGGTCCTCGGGCCGGGGATCATCACGGCGTCCGTCGACAACGACGCGGGCGGGATCGCCACGTACTCGATCGCCGGGGCGCACTTCGGGTACGCGCTCCTGTGGACGCTCATCCCCATCACGGTCGCGCTGATCGTCGTCCAGGAGATGGTCGCGCGGATGGGCGTGGTCACGGGGAAAACGCTGGCGGACCTCATCCGGGAGAAGTTCGGCGTCCGCCCGACCTTCTTTCTCCTGGTGGCGCTGGTGCTCGCCAATCTCGGGAACACGGTCGCGGAGTTCGCCGGGTGGGCCTCCGCGTGGGAGATCTTCGGCGTCAGCAAATATTTTTCCGTGCCCGTCGGCGCGGCGGTCGTCTGGTTCCTCGTGGTGAAGGGGTCGTACCGGGTCGTGGAGAAGATCTTCCTCGTGGCGTGCCTCATTTTCCTCGCCTATCCTGTCGCCGCGTACCTCGCGGGCCCCGACGGCGCCGTCGTCGCGCGCAACCTGGTGGTGCCGGACCTTCGCGTCAACGCCGCGTACATCACCCTCCTGATCGGAATGGTCGGAACGACGATCGCCCCCTGGATGCAGTTCTACCTCCAGTCCGCCGTGGTGGAGAAGAACCTCCAGATGGAGGAGTACCCGCTGACGCGGGCCGACGTGATCTTCGGGTGCCTCGTGACCGACGTCGTGGCCCTGTCGATCATCGTGGCATGCGGCGCCACGTTGTACGCGAAGGGGATCCACATCGAGGATGCGAAGGACGCCGCCGTGGCGCTGGCTCCGCTGGCCGGAAAATACGCATCGACCCTGTTCGCGATCGGGCTTGCGAACGCGTCGCTGTTCGCCGCCTCGATCCTGCCGCTGGCGACCGCCTACTGCGTCTGCGAGGGGATGGGGTGGGAGTCGGGGATCGACAAGGACTTCCAGACGGCCCCCCAGTTCTTCTGGCTCTACACCGGGCTGATCGTCCTCGGAGGAGCGCTGGTCCTCTATCCGCGAGCCCCGCTGATGCTGATCATGTACCTGTCCCAGGTGATCAACGGCGTGCTGCTCCCGTTCGTCCTCATCTTCGTGCTCAAGCTGATCAACGACCGGGAGTTGATGGGGGAGCACGTCAATTCGAAGGCGTTCAACGGGATCGCCTGGACGACCACGGTCGTCATGATCGCCCTCACCGTCCTCCTGGTGATGGTGACCGTCTTCCCCGGACTTCCCGGAACGCTCGGTCTGTAG